A single window of Athene noctua chromosome 1, bAthNoc1.hap1.1, whole genome shotgun sequence DNA harbors:
- the LOC141967276 gene encoding otoferlin-like, protein MVTNEAELPMVSIFKQKRVKGWWPFVARDENDELEVTGKVEAELHLLTAEEAEKSPAGLARNEPDPLEKPNRPDTSFIWFLNPLKSIKYLICTRYKWLIIKMVLALLLIVMVALFLYSMPGYMVKKLLGA, encoded by the exons ATGGTGACGaacgaggcagagctgcccatggTCTCCATCTTCAAGCAGAAGCGGGTGAAGGGCTGGTGGCCGTTCGTGGCCAGAGATGAGAACGATGAGCTGGAGGTCACC gggaaagttgaggctgaactgcaccttctgacagcagaggaggcagagaaatcccccGCCGGGCTGGCTCGCAACGAGCCCGACCCACTGGAGAAACCCAA ccgccCGGACACGTCCTTCATCTGGTTCCTGAACCCACTCAAGTCCATCAAATACCTCATCTGCACGCGCTACAAGTGGCTCATCATCAAAATGGTGCTGGCCCTGTTGCTCATCGTCATGGTCGCGCTCTTCCTCTACAGCATGCCAGGCTACATGGtcaagaagctgctgggagcatgA